The DNA region GGTGTACAGGTACTATGTTAGCTAATGATGTGTACTATGTTAGCTATGTATCGTGTGTGTATCTGGTTAATGTCATCTTCATGCGTCTTCACTCTATATTCATAATCTGTATATAAATACTCTGAAAGTCAACTTTTCTGACCCTGCTTCAGCCATTTACTTGACTCAATGTTACATTTGTATTAATAATGGTGATGCTACTAAATTAGGACCACCTTCAGCAggcatcctcatcctctgcaCAAACTACTGCCTCCAGAggactgccgaggtgcccttgagcaaggcaaaGGCTTTGTTTCTTTCCACTACTTTGAATTCCTTTTCGACACCCCGTTACATGTAAACTTAGGCCATCCAACACATCCTCAGAAGAAGGTACATTTTAGCTATGCTATAGTTTCATGTAGTTTGTTGTACTTTAGTAGCATGGTGATATGGTGGTGATTTTTTCCCGCATACAACCTTTATTAAATGACCCAATATAAGAAAACGAAACCCATTTTCAACGTTTGTCCTTATCCTCTGTGtattctctttgtttttctttatcttttcaAGCTAAGCGGTGGTGCGACCCCTTGACTATGGTAAAACAACATACTCCAAGCTCCTTAGTTGTTAAATAAGATATTTTCTATGAGATCTGCGTCTTCATATTTAACGGTAATTTGATTTCATCAAATATTGTTCGTTCACAAAGGGAAACTTAGGAACCAATTCCAGCATGGAAGCTCAAGACGTGACAAAGTTATGATTTTATAACAGTGAACTGTGTGAGAATTATACATGCAAACATGGGtatgaaacaaaatatgatatATGGGAATTAAAGCAAAGGAAAACTAATATTTTATAGAAAAAAAGTAACTTTCCATCCTGCATGTCTTCAAAACGAAACctttgctataaaaaaaaaactggaattTAATATTTGCCAAAACCCTAACTTTCAATTTGTGTCACGTCTCGCACAAATTATTCCCGATTGTGTTTTCATTGGGCGAAAGCGTTAAATGGAATCTCGAACAGGAACCCGCGTCGTGTTCTTGAACGCCCCCACCGCGGCCGAGCTGtcgcaaagcattctgggattgGCTGCCGGCAGCGAGCTTCTCGAAGGAACTGCTAACATGATGGTGAGTCGGTTTAGCGGTCACGCCCGAACCGAACGCGAATCCGCGTTCATCCTGTCCTTTACGCGTTCGTGTTTGCGTCCGGGCCGTCCTCGCGTTAACGCGCAGCTTCCTGGCGTCTTCAGGATACGATCATTTCACCATATAAACGCTTTAAACGACTTTTGTTAGCCTCGGAGGGTAATCCGGAAGCGACGCGCTCAATGCCGGTgctcgctagcattagcagcggctgctgctcgctagcattagcagcggctgctgctcgctagcattagcagcggctgctgctcgctagcattagcagcggctgctgctcgctagcattagcagcggctgctgctgatggaacaATCACGCGAAGGCTGTTTCGttttgaacattgtttttgctttttatgtgtcttttatttatgtattattgtACATTGTAAATGCGCGAGTCGGGCTATTAGacagctagcggctagcggtTAGCCCCTTTGTGCGAGCCGGCGGAGATGATCCGCAGCGAACCCGAAATGACGCGCAGAGCTTCATTTTGTCACTTCTGCTccggtttttctttctttctttcctttaaaTATCATTTTCTAGCAATTGTTTCATTGTTCAGGCTTAAATTAATATTAAGAGACACCTGGACAGTGTCTCATGGACGCATTACAATGTGTCGATTCATGCACGTGAATGAACGTGCAcgtgattcatttattcatgagaTAAAGTCtttgatcatttgcagatttgAATGGCGTTTCCCAGCGAGGGATTCTGACTCTGAATCGTGATTTCCTTTGCGTGTAAATgtcccttccttcctctctcactcCTGTTTTGTCCAGTCCACACCGGTTATCCTGCTGAAGGAGGGGACGGACACGTCTCAGGGTGTCCCCCAGCTCGTCAGTAACATCAACGCCTGCCAGGTCAGGGGTCGAGTCTTCCCCTCTGCGTCTCTCTTCGGTAAACTCGCTGTGAGTCTCACTGGCGATCGTTTTCCAGGTGATTGCCGAGGCCGTCAGGACGACCTTGGGTCCCCGGGGGATGGACAAGCTGATGGTGGACGGTAGAGGTGAGGACAAACGCTGACATTTGTTACCGGATGCGTTCCCCGCTCACCGAAAACCGTTTCCCAGGCAAGGCCACGATCTCCAACGACGGCGCCACCATCCTGAAGCTGCTGGACGTGGTTCACCCCGCGGCCAAGACCCTGGTGGACATCGCCCGCTCGCAGGACGCCGAGGTGGGAccggacacgcccccccccccccccccgggagctCCTGGACCCGCCCATTAACGAGCCCCCCTCCTTTGTGCCGGTCTCAGGTCGGGGACGGCACCACCTCCGTCACCCTCCTGGCTGCAGAGTTCCTGAAGCAGCTGAAGCCGTACGTGGAGGAGGGGCTCCACCCCCAGACCATCATCAGGGCGTTCCGCAACGCCACCGCCCTCGCCGTCGCCAAGATCAAGGAGATCGCCGTCCCCGTGAAGAAGGGCGATAAGCGGTAACGGCTTCTTTATTTCTCAGCCGTTACGCCGGTGGGGCGCGACCCCCGACCCCCGAGctcttaaatatttaacagagatgataaaacaaaggaaggtcggtcgaaagcaaagacgaggaaatctgatgtagcgtacgtagcgcttggcGTCACCGTGACGACGGCgggagacgagggaagagctcacttcctcattttgctaaaagaaaatcagcacaattgttttttcattttggttttgtaggttaaagtgttttatattttgttctcctgagttaatgttgctgatcaattttaatttattgtttattgatgttatttaatttaatttattattttaattgtaaaaattgtagtttaaggatttaaaaaagatttcaggcaaattgatgcacttcaaatattctCTGTTGCAGACTTTAAAAAATGGTAATAAGTTATTctttgtaagttgatctatatttctttttatgttaataagatGCAATAgtgggttttttggggggggggggggggggtcgccaaatgtttctttcttccttggggggtcgtaacagaaaataattgagaatcACTCCGTTGAGGACGCTCTAAAAACCGATCTGCTCTTTGATCCTCACAGggaacagcgccacctgctggagaaaTGTGCAGCCACCGCCCTCAACTCCAAGCTCATCGCCGGCCAGAAGGACTTCTTCTCTAAAATGGCCGTGGATGCCGTGATGTCTCTGGACGAGCTGCTGTTGCTGAAGATGATCGGCATCAAGAAGGTCCAGGGGGGCGGCCTTGAggtttggaccccccccccgtcgggaAGCGCGTGCGTGGGTTGGCCGCGGCACCCATCGGTGTCGTCCTCTGATTCGTGCAGGACTCCCAGTTGGTCTCCGGCGTTGCGTTCAAGAAGACCTTCTCCTACGCCGGCTTCGAGATGCAGCCGAAACGCTACGAGGGTCCAAAGATCGCGTTGCTCAACGTGGAGCTCGAGCTGAAGGCCGAGAAGGACAACGCCGAGGTCCGCGTGAAGTCGGTGGAGGTGGGCGAGCTCCGGCGCGGCCGTCGGGACGGGAGAGAGGCGCTCCGTTCCCCTCGGCTCAACGCTTTTCCCCCGTTCTGAAGGACTACCAGGCCATCGTCGACGCGGAGTGGAACATCCTGTACGACAAGCTGGAGAAGATCCATCGGTCGGGGGCCAAGGTGGTTCTGTCCAAGCTGCCCATCGGCGACGTGGCCACCCAGTACTTCGCCGACAGAGACCTGTTCTGTGCCGGGagggtgcaggaggaggacctgAGGAGAACCATGATGGTGAGAGGCGGGGAGGCTGGGTCGCCGTTTAACGGGTCGTTGGTTCCCTCGGTTCAGTTAAATAGATGCTTCAAGCTCGTCTAAAGTAAACGTTTAGGTTTAGTTCACGTGTCATGTGACCTCCAGGCCTGCGGCGGATCCATCCAGACGTCGGTCGGTGCCATGACGGACGACGTTCTGGGGCAGTGCGAGCTCTTTGAAGAGGTCCAGGTCGGAGGAGAGAGGTGAGCTCGCCGGGCTCTTTCCCTCTCGTTCAGAGTCGCCGTGACGACGCACGCCCTCCGCCTCTGCGCTCGCAGGTATAACTTCTTTAAGGGGTGTCCGAAGGCCAAGACGTGCACCATCATCCTGAGGGGCGGGGCGGAGCAGTTCACCGAGGAGACGGAGCGATCGCTGCACGACGCCATCATGATCGTACGCAGAGCTATCAAGGTCGGTTGACACGCGGAGGTCGCGTGAAGTCCGCGATGAAGCCGTTGCGTTATTTTAGAACGgaacttattttatttattttaagttgcTCGGGAGTCTGAAAAGTTACTGCCTTTGATGTGATTAAATGGATGGACAGGGATGTAAATTATTTCAACTAAACATTCAGTAATATTTAACAAAATTTAAATTTTATGAttcatatttttctgtttttaatcatgaAAATTGGAATTGTActtgaatatgtttttttttttttactcactttTATGTCTAACAATTATTTTCCACCTTTTTTCGTATATTTTGAAATCTCAAATTGTGCCAAAGATGGCGTTGGCGTGAATCCACCTGTAAACGGCGTTGAGGCGTCACGGGCCTTTAGAGACGAGGCAGATATCGGACCCGTTAAATGGTTCTGGGGAGTGAACgcttttacacattttaatgtcTCCTGTTTCAATCTTCAGGTAAAATTAGCATCAAGGTAAACCGTCAAACAGCTCCTGTCTCCGTGGTTGAGCCGTTCGTAGCCGTGAAAGCGGCCGGTTGTCCATTGGAGACGTGCCGTCAGGCTTTAATTAATAGTTAAGATTAATGTTTGCATTGCGTTTGTATAAATTCGGACTTCTGACCCGTTCCTAGAACGACACCATCGTAGCGGGGGGAGGAGCCATTGAGATGGAGCTGTCCAAGTACCTCCGGGATTACTCCCGGACCATCCCCgggaagcagcagctgctgatcgGGGCCTACGCCAAAGCCCTCGAGATCATTCCCAGGCAGCTGTGCGACAACGCCGGCTTCGATGCCACCAACATCCTGAATAAACTACGAGCCAAACACGCTCAGGTAACCAAGGTAACGCGTGCTAACGTTTACCCTTTGAAGACGGATGTGTTTTCGGAGGTGTACGAGGAAACGGCGTGAGCTGCATTACTCGCCGTCTGTCTGCAGGGGGGCGTGTGGTTCGGCGTGGACATCAACAACGAGGACATCGCGGACAACTTCGCCGCCTGCGTCTGGGAGCCGTCCATCGTGCGGATCAACGCTCTGACGGCGGCGTCGGAAGCGGCGTGTCTCATTCTGTCGGTGGACGAGACGATCAAGAACCCACGCAGCTCTATGGACGGACCCCCAGGTGGCGCCGGCAGGGGCAGAGGCCGCGGGAGACCTCACGCTCACTGAACCCGCATTTTAAACTGGCGTTTAAATCCAAACCGGGTGTCGCGTTTAGCTCGGCCTGTTCCGGCTGCCTTTGGATTTGAATTCTAGATTAAGTGCGGCGTTGTAACCAGATTAAATGCGGCGTTGTAACCAGATTAAATGCGGCGTTGTAACCAGATTAAAACCCTGCGACTTGGCGGGTGTAGTAAAACGAATCTTCGGCCTTCGTCAAAGACGCTTGATATTTTCTGCGCTTTGTCGTCTGTGTTTTCAGAATGGATTATAAAATGCGAGCAACGTCTTAGTTTTTTGAAGCAAACACGTTTCTGTTGTAGTTTCTAATCAGCTTTGTGTTCCTGATGTTAACATGTTAAGTGTTGAACCGTTGCTGGACTATTTATTGGACCATTCTGATCAATAAATCACAGCTCACACTCTTGtttctgcttgttttatttaaacactTGTTCATGAGTGAGAAAATCCTATTTGGGATTCCACCAGGGATCGGCTCTGAGACCCTTTTTGTTGCCgtggtgatggacagactaacagatgaggtgagacaggaagctccctggaatatgatgtttgcagatgacattgtgatctgcaggtagaggagaatctagagaagtggaggtctgctctagaaaagagagggatgaaggtgagcaggagtaagacagagtacatgtgtgtacatgagaaggtcccaggggggacagtgaagctacaaggaatagacgtaaagaagggagaggacttcaggtacctcgggtcaacagagcagagtgatggagagaatgtggaaaggaggtgaagaatggtgtgcaggcaggctggaacgggggggaggagagtatcaggtgtgctctgtgataggacgaagggacaggtctacaagacagtggtgaggacagccatgatggacggcttagagacagtggtgaggacagccatgatggacggcttagagacagtggtgaggacagccatgatggacggcttagagacggtggtgaggacagccatgatggacggcttagagacagtggtgaggacagacatgatggacggcttagacacAGTGGTGGGagcagccgtgatggacggcttagagacagtggtgaggacagccacgatggatggcttagagacagtggtgaggacagccacgatggacggcttagagacagtggtgaggacagccgtgatggacggcttagagacagtggtgaggacagccatgatggacggctcagagacagtggtgaggacagccacgatggatggcttagagacagtggtgaggacagccatgatggacggctcagagacagtggtgaggacagccacgatggacggcttagagacagtggtgaggacagccatgatggacggctcagagacagtggtgaggacagccacgatggatggcttagagacagtggtgaggacagccacgatggacggcttagagacagtgtctctgaggaaaagacaggaggcggagctagaggtggaggagatgaagatgctgaggttctccttgggagtgaccaggttggacaggattagaaataagacaataagagggacagtgaaggttagacgttttggagacaaggtcagagagaccagactttgatggtttggacatgtccagaggagagacagggactatatcggtagaaggatgctgaggatggaactgccagggaacagggctagaggacgacccaggagaagagacatggacgtagtgagggaggacatgagagtggctggtgttggggaggacgatgcaaaggacagggtgaagtggggaaaGTGATTCTTTGGGTGCATGTAGTACCTCTACTTCACTTGCTTTTAATGGGTTTTCGATTTATTACGATAAAGTCAATGTTTTCCAGCGCTTTCATCTTTTGACTTAAAGATGAAAGAAAACTGAACACGATCAGTGTTGGGGAAAAAGTCAGAACCAGAAACAAGAAACTTTAATTGCCTCGTTTGTGCATATGATCTGGAAAATATCAAACTATTATCGACTTACAAACACTAAAGACTGCTATGCAGATACTTATAAAAAAACGTACATGTTATGAGGATAATTCCCAATGCGTTTCAGCTTGTAGTTGAGCCTTTCCACCACTAGGTGGGGCACAATcacaggaacaaaaacaaagacaggcAGCGGGATCTATTGATCCTCTTTCTATAGTTCCTAGCTGTAACTTGCGGTGATGCACCGAGAcaagacaaacacatttatacTTACAGTTCGTTTAGAATTCAACTACAGGTACAGGGATGGTCTCATGTGGGGCccaggagacacgaggagaacatgcaaactctacacAGGTCCTCAGGTGCACTATTAGTGCATTACTGTATCAATAATCACACCTTTATCAATAGTGAACAGGATTGAAATAATGCACCAATACAGAAAGTCCTTTCTCTAGATAGTATAGTACTGCAGTATTTCGTCTCACTTTCATACTGCAGGACATTAAATAGGGCTCAGGCAGATTCGAACATTAGCCAAGTTCACAAAGGCCTGAATTTCTCCGGATCCCACCTTTGATGACAAACGTCAACTCTCAAACGAATCCAGAAGGAAGAGAAACTGGTGCTTTCTTTTCCGAGCGGTTACCCAACCCTTCAGTTGTGACCTACGGAAGGCTGGAAAAAATATTCTTCAGTTCTCCTTGAAGGAGTCGAAATCCTCgtttccacttcctgctcctcctcaatTGGACAGGAAGTCTATGGAAGCACGGACGGAGCGGTTGGACATGACATCGACAGCCGTGACTTT from Brachionichthys hirsutus isolate HB-005 chromosome 23, CSIRO-AGI_Bhir_v1, whole genome shotgun sequence includes:
- the cct7 gene encoding T-complex protein 1 subunit eta isoform X2, which translates into the protein MMSTPVILLKEGTDTSQGVPQLVSNINACQVIAEAVRTTLGPRGMDKLMVDGRGKATISNDGATILKLLDVVHPAAKTLVDIARSQDAEVGDGTTSVTLLAAEFLKQLKPYVEEGLHPQTIIRAFRNATALAVAKIKEIAVPVKKGDKREQRHLLEKCAATALNSKLIAGQKDFFSKMAVDAVMSLDELLLLKMIGIKKVQGGGLEDSQLVSGVAFKKTFSYAGFEMQPKRYEGPKIALLNVELELKAEKDNAEVRVKSVEDYQAIVDAEWNILYDKLEKIHRSGAKVVLSKLPIGDVATQYFADRDLFCAGRVQEEDLRRTMMACGGSIQTSVGAMTDDVLGQCELFEEVQVGGERYNFFKGCPKAKTCTIILRGGAEQFTEETERSLHDAIMIVRRAIKNDTIVAGGGAIEMELSKYLRDYSRTIPGKQQLLIGAYAKALEIIPRQLCDNAGFDATNILNKLRAKHAQGGVWFGVDINNEDIADNFAACVWEPSIVRINALTAASEAACLILSVDETIKNPRSSMDGPPGGAGRGRGRGRPHAH
- the cct7 gene encoding T-complex protein 1 subunit eta isoform X1, whose translation is MMSTPVILLKEGTDTSQGVPQLVSNINACQVIAEAVRTTLGPRGMDKLMVDGRGKATISNDGATILKLLDVVHPAAKTLVDIARSQDAEVGDGTTSVTLLAAEFLKQLKPYVEEGLHPQTIIRAFRNATALAVAKIKEIAVPVKKGDKREQRHLLEKCAATALNSKLIAGQKDFFSKMAVDAVMSLDELLLLKMIGIKKVQGGGLEDSQLVSGVAFKKTFSYAGFEMQPKRYEGPKIALLNVELELKAEKDNAEVRVKSVEDYQAIVDAEWNILYDKLEKIHRSGAKVVLSKLPIGDVATQYFADRDLFCAGRVQEEDLRRTMMACGGSIQTSVGAMTDDVLGQCELFEEVQVGGERYNFFKGCPKAKTCTIILRGGAEQFTEETERSLHDAIMIVRRAIKNDTIVAGGGAIEMELSKYLRDYSRTIPGKQQLLIGAYAKALEIIPRQLCDNAGFDATNILNKLRAKHAQVTKGGVWFGVDINNEDIADNFAACVWEPSIVRINALTAASEAACLILSVDETIKNPRSSMDGPPGGAGRGRGRGRPHAH